The DNA region TCCTACTCAGTAGAGTACTCTTGGTCATTTTTATTTATGGCTTGCTTGGTCTTTTCTTGCTGAATGTCCTGTCTGCCTGGGGATTCACCAGTGTCCTGCTGTCCCTTTTCCCTCAGCTGTTGCACACAGCCATCCTAAATACTGTGTTTGTGCCACCACACACTGTGACATTCCTGCTTTACACTTTTTTACCCCTAGGAGGTGACAGGCGAGCTTTTGAAATTAAAGCCTTGTCTTAGAAGGAATccatttcccagggaaagcaggaggTGCTGCAAGGGCTGGgttgtgggctgcagctgggagcagctttcCTTTCTGAGTCAGCATCGAGGAACTTAACCTTTGCCTTTGGAGAAAGCAGCACAGCATGAAGCAgtacaggaaaaaggaaagggattCATTTCTCAACAGTTAAATAGTTACAGCTCCTGTGGATCCAGAGAACCCCTTCCTTATCTCCTCACTGGAGTTCCTCTAAGGTTTGTTCACCTGCTCTCACTCGTGCTCCTGGCTTGGCTTAGGAGTGgctctgccagctgtgcttccagcAGGAGATCCCAGGGGAGGCTGGATTCAGGACCACTGGAGGATTTGACTCGCAGGCCTTGGTGAAGGCTGGATTCACACTGATGcttccaggtgtccctgcccacagggGACACTGTGAGCGCTGTCCAGGGGCTCTGGGTTACAAGGTTGGGTCTGATTTGGTATGTCACAGGAgggacccctgggtgccccCCAGGTTTACTCTGCAGTCAACATTGAGACCATTACATTCAATTTAATTTGAGCCTTGATTGTAGATTTCCAGCAATACGAGATAAACTACAGTGGCACACACTGACAAACTAAAGGGATGTTTCCTGGTCTCATCCTAACTGGTGACCACCTCACAGGAGATTTCATGTCACCTGTCAGTTTGTTCCCATTTGTGTATCTCAGGGTTTATTGCTGTTGGGACCGACACCTTTAACATGGCTTGGAGGCCTATCCAGGCTTTCCTGAACTTTGTGACAAGTCTTGCAGCCAGAGATTCCCACCCTTCTGCCTCAGGCTGGATGTTTTCACCCATGAGTGAGCAGTGCATTAGTCTGGCTCTCTAGGTACCTTTGTGTTCATTTCTTGTCAGTGCATGCTCATTTGAATCAGAGaatcatttagattggaaaagacctctgacACCACCAGATCTGATCTTTGACCGATCACCACCTTATCAATGAGACcagagtgccacatccagtccttccttgaacacctccagggatggtgactctacaCTCCCCTGGACAGCCCATTGCAATGTTTAACTACCTTTTCCATGAGAAATTCTCCCTGATGTTCATCCTGACCCTCCCATGGCACAACTGGAGGCTGTTTCCTCTGgtcctgttccctgggagcagagcctgagcactccccggctgtcccctcctgtcaggagctgtgcagagccagaaggtcccacctgagcctccttttctccagactgagcccctttccagctccctcagctgctcctcattgGATTGactctccagacccttccccagctctgctgcccttctcttgATGCTCTCCAGCCCCATTCTGTCAGCAGAGAACTGACTTTGGCACCACCACTTTCTCAGTGCTGTCTGTACATTTTTATGAGTGTGGCAAAAAATAACCCTGTCAGCAACAGAAAGGCCTATCCTATGGGCCAAAGACAAAAGAGCACGAGCTCCTTTTTCACCCTGTACAGTGCATTGCACTGTGCTATTGTCGCCCAACACACAGCCCACTGCACTGCGTTAGAGGCTGCATGTGTGTTGGGCAGGGGATTTTTGAGTGCACCCAGCAGCCTGCtattgtcggaatctgtgggtattggtgattccgagattgtagaaagtctctgtttttctgccccgttgccaaagaagaagccatagtttgtttgtgctgttttcaaggttgtttatttttgcttatctataacaagttctgctgccctgccgcaggtctgtcctgcagggcagtgtgcggggctctgcccctcagtgggatggtacaaacattatatacaaaaaattacgtgtactatatttacaataatgtgccaatatctatcatctacgttgaatagtgtgtccctagcctaaaccaatagaaaaatgccaacattactaagaacatggaggtaaggaagaagaaggaggaagaacaggttcaggcccactttcttccatcttagaactcctgacccccctgtacaaagtaaaacccccctgtacaggtgttaaaacccccctgtacaatactaaaaaattttaccctctaatttgtgactacttttactatatcatctaaccctctgtgactgcttgttccacctttaaagttggtaattcattccatggttcaaactcaaaatcacagctgttttcagctgcttgccagggtctaaaatgcttctgaccaaggcctggaacctctaaaaatgtctgagggacattttgagttccgacatgCTATGAAGGCATGGGGTGACAGGACAACAGGGAATGGCTTTGGcctgacagagggcaggggtAGGATTGCCTCCAGCTCCGGGGTCCCCTGCACAAAAAGGACACGGAGCAAGACCAGAGGAGGTACCAAGATGATCAGACGGATGGCATACTActcctatgaggaaaggttgagagaactgggattgttctTGACCCTTGCCCGAGCCTGGCATGTGTCaattttttgtggaaaaaagaaGCTTTGTGGCCTTCCAGGACCTGAAGGAAACCTactggaaagaggaagaaagactattgacaagggcctggagtgagaggacaaggaggaacagattaaaactgaaagagaatagGTTGAGACTAGGTATTAGGAAGTGAGGGTGGTGgggctctggcacagaagctgtggctgcctgtgGCTGTTGGtccctgaagtgtccaaggccaggtcggaaagggcttggagcaccctgggatagcCAGAGGGGATGGAACAAAACtatatttaaggtccctcccaaaccaaaccccTCATGTTTCTATTAAACCATGCTGCTTCAAGGTGTATCccttcaaacattttttttgtccCCACTTGTCTTGAGAAGTATTTATGTAGGTCACTTAAAAATATCCCGGGTTTTGTCTCGTCCTTTACAGTCGATGCGTGGCCTGCCCCTGGCCTATGGTTCAGCCATGAAGTGCCTGCCCTTCATCTGAAGGATTCCCACCAGCCGACACACGTTTAGACACCATTTCTGGGTGATTTTCCCCTCAGATAAGGTGCGGAACCGTTAATttcctgcccagggacaggacccCGCGCTCTCCCAGCGCCCTCAGGGAGCGGCGGCTGCGTGTGGGACGTGACCGGGGCcggcgccgcagccccgccccCGGGAGGCGGGATGTCCGCTGACGGACAGGACGTTTGACCaatagaaacacagaaaagacGGCGCGGACCAATCGCTGacgggaggggcggggccaggcGCGCGGGGTGGtggcggcgcgggcggcgctGCGGCAGAACGCGCAGGCAGCGAAGCGGAGCGGGTTGAGCGGGGTTGGAGTGATTGTGGCTAGCAGCAAACATGTCTCTCTCCAACAAACTCACCCTGGACAAGGTGGATGTGAAGGGCAAGCGCGTCGTCATGAGGTGAGGCATTGCGGGGGGAATGTGCGTTCCCTGAGGGCCGCCCTGCTCCGTGCTCCACGCTAGGGCCTGGCCGGTGACCCTGGTAGCAGCCCCTTGCCCGAGCCTGGCATGTGTCGATTTGTgcgtttttggttttttttcgCTCGCTGGGTGTTGGAGAGGCTCCTGCATCGCGATGGAGCCGGCCCGGGTCCCTGCGGGGACTGGCGGCCAGGCCGGGTGTAAATCCCCGCCCTGCATCACCCCGCTCGCACGTGTGTCGGCCGCAGGAGGCTTGAGGAGAAATCCAGCCAGCCTGCCGTGCTTTTATTCCAGAGAACTACCCCAAAAATGCTTATTTaccagttattttttttttccttaatgcaAATTCAGAAATTAGTGCAATAAAAAAACGGAAGATGCGGCTCTGCCCAGCTATCCAACTACCAGTAATAATTCATTTCTTAGCAGGAATcgaatcatagaatcacagaatggcctgggttgggagggaccttaaagcccatctgtTTCCATCCCTATGCCAAGGGCACGAACACCTTTtgctagaccaggttgctccaaacctcttctagcctggccttggacacttccaggggtggagCGTCACCGCAGGTTTTCAGCACATCCTGGTCTGAAACCCTAAAATAGGCATTCATTGCTTATTTATAAAGCATCAGTCCCTGAAAGCCTCTTGTTAAAATTGTTGCCAAATCCCGGGAGATAAGGGCACGAAGTACATCGTGATATGTCCTGCTCGAAATACTTTAATTATGGGGTAGTTTGTTCAAGGTCACTATAACGTGGCTACTGTGTGCATGTTACCTGCCCTGTGAGTAGGCAGGGATAGCAAAAGTATGGGTCCTCTTATTCATAGTTTAATAGACAACTTGCTCTTTTTaccctttttcttctcttcaacCTTGTTTTGAACCAGTTCGCTAATTTGATTAGCAGAAAGCAGCCGATGTATCAAGTACTGAAGAAGCTTGCTCAGATTTCTGTGCACTTTCTAAGTCTGGTACAACAAAGATCTATCTCTGTAGGAGTCTGTACCTGACTATTTTTTTCGGTCATCTGactgttttttccatttctgagtCATGTTACAGAGAGCAGCCGTGCATTGGCAGGCGATGGGCTGGGTTTGCCCGCTCAAAATCGCCGTTAATTAatgctaattaattaattttaccGTTCCGTGAGGGCTACCCAAGCACAGCAGGTGAGCTGCCAGGCTCCGTTCCAGAATCTCACCCCTCTGAAACGAGTCACCTCGTGCTCTCAGTAGTAACTAAAATCGATACTTCATTTTCTCCTCATGTCCATGTAATTTTGGCGTACTCACATCCTGTTTAGCTTCGGGTCCTAGAGCCGAAGCTTCAGGAAAAGTTGAGAATGGGGAGGAGAGGGGGCTCAGGGGAGCTCAGATTTCAGTGGTCTGCATGGGGGGAAGGAAGGCTGAGCTGGACCTTTCTTTTGTAGTTTTGATGGCTCTGTAAAGCAAACTGTCCTTTTATTCTCTCCTTTTGGGATAATGGCCCGATAGTGGTGCTTTTCTTTGCCCCTTCTAGAACTCGaccactgtgctgtggggctGCCAGTTGAATTTCCTTCTGCTCAGCTACtcctgttttgcttttgtcttttttcccatttgtttcACGTGCTGAGTGGGCGGCAGGGGGATTAATTCACGAAGCTTGCTGAACTCGGATGTTTTTAATGTATAGAACGATGTACACTCTGCTCTCTGCCTCTTGCTGTTCCTTCCGTGGGTGTTCCCTCCCGTAGCTCCGAGCAATTTCTGCCTCCGCGGTTACACAACGCAGCTTCCTGCACATGGGCACAAGGGATGCCAGGAGAACGGGCTGCTGAAactcctccctgccagcccttcAGCTGGCACGAGTCAGGAAGTTACCTCAAGATCCAAGTCAGGTCTTCCAGGGAGAATGGGATAAGCCACAGAACGGAGATTAGAGCTGCAGAGGACAGAAATGAAAGCTTCCTTGAACTGCCTGCTGGCCACAGTAGTCCAGCCAGGTTGTGTGTTTTCTGAAACCTCATTAGAGAGCATAAGGTCGTTCATTCCGTTTCCTTTGGATGTCCCTCGTTGGGGATCTGAAATCATATTGTTTGAAAATGGAAAGTTCTATCTGGGTTTATTTCCTGCTCAGCATTACTGCTGCTCTCGTCCTGAGCATTGGGATGTGTTGGTGGCCCAGCTTTCCTGAGTTATTCTAGCAGTGGTTGTTCTCCATTTGTGCTGTCATCACAAGCAGAAATGGCTGATAACACATTGATTTTAGAGCAGAACTTGTCGGCAGGGCGGAGGTAAACATCTAACTCTAATTGTATTGTAACACTGCTTTTCTAGCCAGCACCTTTAATGGCAGGTTCTCTTGCTCATTTTtgagtatttaaaattaaataagtaataaaataaatttgttgaatatttaattttgcttctgattttttttaggGTTGACTTCAATGTTCCAATGAAGGATCACAAAATAACCAATAATCAGAGGTGAGCTGTAATTTCCATCCCAAATTGAGGCCTCAAAGTCTGCTGTGTCTAACTTCATCCCAGTACCTGGGACATTACCATGATTAAACTGTCATTGCTCATACCACACTATCAAAGGTGTCAGAGAAAGTCCAACCATTTTTAATTAAACCCCCTGCAGTTGTTAGCAACCTGCACTTAAATACAAGGCTGATACTCACTGTGGCTGATGTGGAAAGcatatgggaaaaaatatgttattttcaAGATCCTAAACTTCCTAAGTTGACCATGGCCATTTCACAGCCACATCCCTTAGGCTGTGTGTGAAAGTTGTCTCTCTTACTATCCACAAGTCTCTGTGCCTCCTGCTTACCCTGGGGCTGTAGTAACTTGTCTTTTTTAGAATAATTGTTGCAGTGCAGCACACAAAACCCTGGAGTTTAGAAACAGGGATGCCAAGATGTCTTGCCCTGCTGATCTGCCACTTTCAGGCAGGTGTCAGCTTTGTTCACCACGATATTCTCACTGCTCATCATTTCTCTATTGGTGCAGGATCCCAGAGTAACCCAGGGAGCCTGGTAGTGTTCAGGTGTGTCCTGGTATTTCTTAGCTCAGCAGTCAGCAGAACTTagattaaaaaatgcattttaatttcatgtcCTACATTGTGTAGCAGATAACAGTGAAATGTATAAAAATAGGCTGGGATGGAGAATTTTGTTGATGCTTTCTTAAAGAATTGTTCTGTTGAGCTCTTGTGCTGTTACTTCTTTTTAAGGAATAGCTCCCAGGGTTCATGTGTAAGTGGTACTAATGTGTTCTCCTGGTAAACTCTAATTGAGCCCTTATTAACTGATTCTTCTGTGCTGGTACAGAATCAAGGCAGCTGTTCCTACCATCAAGCACTGCTTGGACCATGGGGCCAAGTCCGTGGTTCTCATGAGTCACCTGGGCCGCCCGGATGGTGTCCCCATGCCTGACAAGTTCTCCTTGGCCCCAGTAGCTGTGGAGCTGAAGGCACTCCTGGGCAGGTAAAGTGGAAAAGCAGCCTGGTATGCATCAGgccctccctgccaggggacctggatgtttttctttccaCCAGGAAGCCACTGGCGAGGTTACAGCGTGTGTCTTGTGTTTGCAGGGAGGTGTTGTTCCTGAAGGATTGTGTTGGTGCTGAGGTGGAGAATGCCTGTGCCAatcctgctgctggctcagTCATCCTGCTGGAGAACCTCCGATTCCACGttgaagaggaagggaaaggcaAGGATGCTTCAGGGAACAAGGTGAAACTTCAAGTCTGGCTTTCATGTGTGCCTGCTTTGGTCTTACCTGCTCTTTGCTGCAGATTGACAAGGAGCCAACAGCCTCTCTAAAGCACTGATTGTGAACCTGCTCTTAACAGGATGTCAGGGATCTTTAGTTCAGTGTGTCCCACTGTTGCACAAAAGCTTTGAGTGGAATACAGTGAATTTCCAAGGTGAAACAACTCAAGTGTAAGGCTATAGATGACTCTgtcaaaaaaggagaaagaaacaaaatagaGCTGTGCAAAAACCTGCTGCTTGTTAGGCTTCAGTATTGGATgtctaaaataaaaaccaatttGGAGACAGTTTGTTGCCACCAGGCCCATAAGAATGATGCTTTTTTTTGGCTTATACGGCTAATATTTCTGCAGCACAAGGATTATCAAACCCTCCTCTAAGCCCGTCTGCTCTTCAGAGTAGTTCTCTAGAGCCAGGCTGCCTTGCACCTCTGACATTTTGTTGAAGGTCAGCAGAGTGCTTGCTCCAGACAGCTGCTTTTCTTAGCGATGGTGACCCCGCTGGCTTACAGAGGCCTTGGCTCTGTTCAGATCCAGTGCTTGGAGGGAATGCTGACATGGAGTGCTGCCCTTTATGGGCTGACACAGGACTCCTGCAGCATAAGAACACAGCAGAGGGCTGGTAAGCCTGTGCAGATGGCAGGGGGAAATTAAGCAAATCTGGAATTATTCATTGCTAGAACTGTGTACCACTGCAAGTATAGTGGCAGGGAGAAGAACGAGGCaagaatttcattttctgtaggAGACAGTCccttggttttttgtgtttctgtaatTCCCAGGTGACTTAGCTGAGTGTATGCATATGGAAGCACACTGCACTGAGCACAACAGGGCAGGTGCCAGTGACAGAGCTCCTTCTCCTAGCAGAGGTGAAAGCCAGTGCTATGGAAACAGTGATGCAAGACAGGATTGCAGGTTGCTGAGTGGTGCTTAAACTGTGCTTTTCCAAGGTAGATGCAGTGGTAGTGGTTTCTTCTGTCAGAGCCTCTTGTGTTCTGCTCATGGATGGTTCTGGTTCTAACTGGAGCACTTAATCTCTGTACAGCCAGGCAGTTTGCTGAGTGAAGGAGCAGTTGGCAGCATTGTTCTGGAATCTGTGTGGTCCCTTGGACTTGTCTCCTGCTCAGGCTCTGCTAAAAAAGGCCCCCAAAGCTGTGCTGAACCCTGCTGCCATCTCTTGGACTGCCTTCCTGCCATTGTCCCTGTGGTGTCACATCTGGGTGCTGGCAGAGGCCTCCTGTGGGGTGATGAGCTGAGAGAGCAGGAGAGCCCTTGGAGAGGGGTGGCCTGACTCCAGTCTGGGCTGTTCCTCTACAGCAAGTGGCTGCCAGCTACTCTGAGCAGTCCCCTGCTGCCCTAGTGAGCGCTGCTGTCTCTTCATGCTGGGAAGAACTGCATAAGCCATCCCATAAGGATTTCGTGGGATGTCTTTTAACAGAAATACACCTGTTCTTAACCACTACATATTACACTTACCTCTGCAtttccagctctggctgccttcACTATGGCCTGTTGTAGTGTGCAGGCCTTTTATTAGACTGCTCATTGGTTAATCCTCAATGCAGTTGCTAAAATCAGTCCTTCAGGAGCTCAACCTTCTTACTTGTGTCTCTTGGAGATCGTGCTTGCTTTGTTCAGTGAGTGAGCATGAATTTGTTTAGCCTGATTTCAGCATTGCCTTGTCTCTTCCTTGCCCTTCCTGTGCTACCTGTGTTCACCACACAACACTGGAAATCTGTTGGAGAGAGACTGAAAGGTTCATGGTGTTGCAGTTCAGAAGTGGGAACAGTCTTTAGCAAGAGCAGTCTAGGAGAGTTTAAAGTAGAATTTAAACCATGTAAACTTTTTTGTTCCTTCTGCTGGACTGGGAAAAAGCAAATGAAGACAGTGACTCACCAGATGAACTGATGAGTTCCTCAAACTGACCTTTGCTTAGGGTTTGGGTCAAATAGCTGACTTTGAGCTTAGATTCAGAGTCAAAGTCTCAGGGTATAACCTTgtccttctttctctttttagaTCAAGGCTGAGCCTGCGAAGGTGGAGGCTTTCAGAGCCTCTCTTTCCAAACTGGGAGATGTCTATATCAATGATGCTTTTGGCACTGCACACCGAGCTCACAGGTGGGTACGTGTTTCCCCTCCACAGGCAGAACTCACAACAGTATCTGCCGTGGAAACACATAAAATACTGCCCCCAAGGAGTTACAATTTCCTTCTGGGCCTATCCCACTATCACTGTGCTGTGTTTGTTCCTCAGTAGTGGATTTACCGAAGGTAGTTGTCATCAGTGTATGCTCTTTCAGGTTTGTCTCTGGAGAAAGCTGAAACAAGATTTTAAGACTTGCATTGACTTTTTTTAGACTTTGAAGATGAAACTTGCTTAGGGCTCGTATAAATTGTCCTGCTCACTTTTCCAAAATATTAATCACTTCAGAGTGATTATTTTCATGGAGTGTATTTGGATATGTGTACTTGCAGACTGCAGTGGTCCTCTTGGAAGAAATCCTGCTCTTGGCTATTCTTATTTGTCTTCCAGTGTCTTGGATCACTAGTTGAGATGATAAATGTCTTGCAAATCAATATTTCTATGCAAACCAGTCACAAATGAAGCATGTACAGTGTCTTATCCAGGAAAACAAAGCCCctgtgtgtgttttcatgcacGTGGTAGCTGTTCTCATTGCTGCAGCTGACTGAAGGGTTGGCTTTGTAGTGCTGTGAGACACAGGGGTATTTCTACATCCCCACGTCTCATGGGAAAActaaatttttcctttcctcactTTTTacttctgcagctccatggtAGGTGTCAATCTGCCTCAGAAGGCTGCTGGCTTCTTGATGAAGAAAGAACTGGATTATTTTGCCAAGGCCCTAGAGAGTCCAGAGAGACCCTTCTTGGCAATTCTTGGAGGGTAAGACTCAAGAACATTGTGACTATTTAACTGCTGTAACAAATGACATGTTGTTTAAGCAAGTGCTCTCCTTTCAAGTGTACCTGCAGTTCAGATTTGTAGCTGACTCCTGAGATGTGAGATGTGGATTAGAGAGGAGCTAACTGATATATCTGCTCCTGTGGTGATACAGTCTGGCTGTTCATTGTCTCTCCTGACCTCTGATGTTCCCCAAATTGAGACAGTCCCCAGCAGTTTTTTGTCCAGAtgagccaggagagcagctgaTGTCCCAGACATTGTCAGTGACCTTTCCCCCCCAGTTCAGGGTACAGGAGTGCTCAGGCTCAGCACTTTGTAAATTGACACAACCTCTCATTATGCAAcgggccctgctggggctgcctgggctctgccctgccccagcacctggtatgcagaggggctggaaggtGCACAGCCAAGTGACTGCTCCTgtgcagaaatatttaattgcAGCCAGTTTTCATCACGTGTGTGcccagtgcagcactgcagctctgcgAGGTGCATTTCATCTGGTCAAGTAACTTGCCTGGACAGTCAGGGAAAATCAGGCTCTAAAGGGCCAAATGAGGtttatatttaaatagaaaagaagaaatggagGGCTGAATAATGCTCTAGTAAGTTGAATTTTATTGCTGACCTGCTAACTTGTAGGATTCTCTTTTTGCCCATTCCCAACAATTCTTTTGTTGGATCATTCTCTAGAACAGCCTTGACATACCGTAGTCACAATATTCAGTATTCattgtgtttccttttctctcttacCAGAGCCAAAGTTCAGGATAAGATCCAGCTGATCAATAACATGCTGGATAAGGTCAATGAGATGATCATTGGTGGTGGGATGGCATTCACCTTCCTCAAAGTGCTCAACAACATGGAGGTAATGAAGAGAACAATTCTGTGTCTGCTCCTAGTGAGGAATGTGGTCTGAATGCCGCTTACATGTTCTGGGATTGAGCACTGGCTCTCTGCAAGAGTAGGGAGCACTGAGAAATTACTTGACAGAtgttgctgttgaggcaggacggggatgaagagactctgaccagaaggctgctgagagtaaaactctggtttattcaaaatccaccgctcttttatacagagcttcgtgaggaccaactccattggtcctgaagtgaaaacaacccacaccattggtgcagagtgcttgatgcacagtgatagaacttaactataaacaatgtgaaaaacaagagagataaagaattatttacattcttttccaactctttcccaggcttctgcctggctagaaattctcagtttctttctttgactgaatctgagacccacagacAGTCCCTTTTAAAACTGAGATTGCTGCTATATCTCTCTGTGTGCTTTAAGAAAACAATCTTTCAGGAATAGCTGTCTGAGCAGTTTGGGTGCTGACATTCTCTTCTGTCATGACCAAGAGCTAAACAAACACCTctcttattttttccaaatgtttccTTTAGATTGGCAACTCTCTGTTTGATGAAGAGGGATCAAAGATTGTCAAGGACCTGATGGCCAAGGCAGAGAAGAATGGTGTGAAGATCACTCTGCCTGTTGACTTCATCACTGCTGACAAATTTGATGAGAATGCACAGACTGGGGAGGCCACAGTGGCTTCAGGCATTCCTGCTGGCTGGATGGTAGGTTTGAATGGGAAAGGGACTGACAGGAGGAGCAGTAAAGAACAGGGTGGGTAGGACACCTTTTAAAGGAGTAGAAAGAGTAATTGTGAGCTTTGGCAAATGTTTCTGAGGGCTGCCAAGCTGTGTGGAGTTTGTTGGTTTAATGAAATTGAAGCCCTGTTGtttgttctgaatttttaaGTCTAAAGTACTTTCTGTGAGATTTGGATTAAACCAGCAAAACTCTGCTCCCAACATGCAGATCTGAGTGCAGTAGAAATCCCTTCTTTTTGACTAGAATTTAAGTAGGGTTGGCAAAGTTTTCTAGCTAAGGCTTTGAGAATCTGACATTGATTTAAAACTGACTTACTGGTGTTAGGAAGATAAATACCCCCTTGCCAGACCccaccctcctgcagcagctgctggcagatcTGTCTGTGAATACAGAGAAATTCTTGTTTCATACCTGGGGTGAGGGGCAAGCTTCTGCCTGGGCATGGTGATTTTGATCTGGGGGTCAGCAGTGAGTGACTTCTCTCACTTCCTGTAGGGCCTGGACTGCGGCCCTGAGAGCGTGAAGAAGTTTGTTGAAGTTGTGGGAAGGGCCAAGCAAATTGTGTGGAACGGTCCAGTTGGGGTCTTTGAGTGGGACAAGTTTTCCAAAGGAACCAAAGCCCTGATGGACAAAGTGGTAGAAGTAACTGGAAAAGGCTGCATCACCATTATTGGTAAGTAGTTGTGTTCTTGTGTTTCTAAATGTGTGGAGGAAGCTTGTGATGTTCAGCActgtgataaaaatattttcctcaagTCCTCCTCCAGCTTGGGCCTTCAGTTGGACAAAATTTGAATTTCGTGTGTGTCTCATGGATTCTGTTTGTGCTACAGGTGGTGGAGATACAGCTACTTGCTGTGCTAAGTGGAACACTGAGGATAAAGTCAGCCATGTCAGCACAGGAGGTGgtgccagcctggagctgctaGAGGGTAAATCCTCTTTTATCTTTATTTGAGTAAATGtggagctctgtgtgctgtACCATGTGTTGGCAGTCAAGAAGGCACAACAGAAGAA from Taeniopygia guttata chromosome 4A, bTaeGut7.mat, whole genome shotgun sequence includes:
- the PGK1 gene encoding phosphoglycerate kinase 1, yielding MSLSNKLTLDKVDVKGKRVVMRVDFNVPMKDHKITNNQRIKAAVPTIKHCLDHGAKSVVLMSHLGRPDGVPMPDKFSLAPVAVELKALLGREVLFLKDCVGAEVENACANPAAGSVILLENLRFHVEEEGKGKDASGNKIKAEPAKVEAFRASLSKLGDVYINDAFGTAHRAHSSMVGVNLPQKAAGFLMKKELDYFAKALESPERPFLAILGGAKVQDKIQLINNMLDKVNEMIIGGGMAFTFLKVLNNMEIGNSLFDEEGSKIVKDLMAKAEKNGVKITLPVDFITADKFDENAQTGEATVASGIPAGWMGLDCGPESVKKFVEVVGRAKQIVWNGPVGVFEWDKFSKGTKALMDKVVEVTGKGCITIIGGGDTATCCAKWNTEDKVSHVSTGGGASLELLEGKVLPGVDALSNV